In one Hymenobacter sp. DG25B genomic region, the following are encoded:
- the pheT gene encoding phenylalanine--tRNA ligase subunit beta: protein MKISLDWLRTLIPTNKPAEEIGQLLTGSGLEVEGIEELESIPGGLRGLVLGTVLTCEKHPDADKLSLTTVDVGDETPRQIVCGAANVRAGLKVVVALEGAMLYPAQGEPFKIKKSKIRGAASEGMICAEDEIGLGTSHEGIMELDTDLPNGTPAADYFGLGSDSVFEIGLTPNRADAASHYGVARELRALLHQPCHLPDISQFHAPATAEQNIAVVIEDTEASPRYAGLLLENVQVGPSPEWLQRRLRSIGLSPINNVVDVTNFVLHELGQPLHAFDADQITGNKIRVKRAEAGEKFTTLDGTERTLKGEDLVIADANGAPMALAGVFGGKTSGVSDGTTRVFLESAYFAPAVVRKTGQTHQLKTDASFRFERGTDPHMVPIALKRAALLLQEVAGATVAAPIVDEYPHHIGHTMVRLRLPRVEKLVGQFIAPERIRQILTDLDILISEEGKDEGGHAEWILSVPPHKVDVTREADIIEEILRIYGYNHVALRPHNSATFLAQFPNPDPEIIRQNTARLLSGQGFSEIITNSITNSAYFEKEGEPVEELVRLLNFNSAELNVMRPAMLFSGLEVVRYNVNRRQRDLKLYEFGKTYRQKAGGQYEEQNKLVIYLTGNTAAETWQQKSDKSSFHQLAGAVQQVLASLGFATPTSQPVQHPYLAGGLTLLAQNQPVALTGAVSPAVLKRMDVSQPVWYAELDWDWLMRKYKNTLVARELPKFPEVRRDLSLVVDKTVTFDQLQQIARRTEKKLLQQVNVFDVYEGDKLGADKKSYSVSFLLQDPTQTLTDQAIDGVMQRLIQQFEQQAGAVIRR, encoded by the coding sequence GATTGTATGCGGCGCCGCCAACGTGCGCGCTGGCCTGAAAGTGGTAGTGGCCCTGGAAGGCGCCATGCTCTACCCGGCCCAGGGCGAGCCGTTCAAAATCAAGAAGTCCAAAATCCGCGGCGCGGCTTCCGAAGGCATGATCTGCGCCGAGGACGAAATCGGCCTGGGTACCTCGCACGAGGGTATTATGGAGCTGGATACCGACCTGCCCAACGGCACCCCCGCCGCCGACTACTTCGGTCTGGGTTCGGATTCGGTATTCGAAATTGGCCTGACGCCGAACCGCGCCGATGCTGCCTCGCACTATGGCGTGGCCCGCGAGCTGCGCGCCCTGCTGCACCAGCCCTGCCACCTGCCCGATATCAGCCAGTTTCACGCTCCCGCCACGGCGGAGCAGAATATTGCTGTGGTTATTGAAGACACCGAGGCCAGCCCGCGCTATGCCGGGCTGCTGCTGGAAAACGTGCAGGTAGGTCCGTCGCCGGAATGGCTGCAGCGCCGTTTGCGCAGCATTGGTTTGTCGCCCATTAATAATGTGGTAGACGTCACCAACTTTGTGCTGCACGAGCTGGGCCAGCCCCTGCATGCCTTCGATGCCGACCAGATAACCGGTAATAAAATCCGCGTGAAGCGCGCCGAAGCCGGGGAGAAGTTCACGACCCTGGACGGGACCGAGCGCACCCTGAAAGGCGAAGACCTGGTTATTGCCGATGCTAACGGCGCACCTATGGCGCTGGCCGGCGTATTCGGCGGCAAAACCTCCGGCGTTTCCGACGGTACTACCCGCGTGTTCCTGGAAAGCGCCTACTTCGCGCCGGCCGTGGTGCGCAAAACCGGCCAGACGCACCAGCTGAAAACCGATGCCTCCTTCCGCTTCGAGCGCGGCACCGATCCGCACATGGTGCCCATTGCCCTGAAGCGCGCCGCCCTGCTGCTGCAGGAAGTGGCTGGCGCCACCGTAGCAGCGCCCATTGTAGATGAATACCCCCACCACATCGGCCACACCATGGTACGCCTGCGTTTGCCGCGGGTAGAAAAGCTGGTGGGCCAGTTCATTGCTCCGGAGCGCATCCGCCAGATTCTGACCGATCTGGATATCCTGATTTCGGAAGAAGGCAAGGACGAAGGGGGACACGCGGAGTGGATTCTGTCGGTGCCGCCGCACAAGGTAGACGTAACCCGCGAGGCCGACATTATTGAGGAAATTCTGCGCATTTACGGCTACAACCACGTGGCCCTGCGGCCGCACAACTCCGCTACTTTCCTGGCGCAGTTCCCGAATCCCGATCCGGAAATCATCCGCCAGAATACGGCCCGCCTGCTCAGCGGGCAGGGTTTCTCGGAAATCATTACCAACTCCATTACCAACTCGGCTTACTTTGAGAAGGAAGGAGAGCCGGTGGAAGAGCTGGTGCGCCTGCTCAACTTCAATAGCGCCGAGCTGAATGTAATGCGCCCGGCCATGCTGTTCAGCGGCCTGGAGGTGGTGCGCTACAACGTGAACCGCCGCCAGCGCGACCTGAAGCTGTATGAGTTCGGGAAAACCTACCGTCAGAAAGCCGGTGGCCAGTACGAGGAGCAAAACAAGCTGGTGATTTACCTCACGGGCAACACGGCCGCCGAAACCTGGCAGCAGAAGTCGGACAAATCCTCTTTCCACCAACTGGCCGGGGCCGTGCAGCAGGTGCTGGCCTCGCTGGGGTTTGCTACGCCTACCTCACAGCCGGTGCAGCACCCGTACCTGGCGGGCGGCCTTACGCTGCTGGCCCAAAACCAGCCCGTAGCGCTGACAGGAGCGGTTTCGCCGGCCGTGCTGAAGCGCATGGACGTGAGCCAGCCCGTGTGGTATGCCGAGCTGGACTGGGACTGGCTGATGCGCAAGTACAAGAACACGCTGGTAGCCCGCGAGCTGCCCAAGTTCCCGGAAGTGCGCCGCGACCTGTCCCTGGTAGTCGATAAAACCGTCACCTTCGACCAGCTGCAGCAGATTGCCCGCCGCACGGAGAAGAAACTCCTTCAGCAGGTGAATGTGTTTGACGTGTATGAGGGCGACAAGCTGGGCGCCGATAAGAAGTCGTACTCCGTGAGCTTCCTGCTGCAGGATCCCACCCAAACCCTCACCGACCAGGCTATTGATGGCGTGATGCAGCGGCTGATTCAGCAGTTTGAGCAGCAGGCCGGGGCGGTAATCCGCCGGTAA
- a CDS encoding cell division protein ZapA gives MSDLSIKIRVADRDYPMRVTPTEEERLRMAGRLLNDRIREFREQYGIQDKQDLLAMIALSTMADRLKVSKEKDGTDAALTERLSRLDQLLSSLVLD, from the coding sequence ATGTCCGACTTATCCATCAAAATCCGCGTCGCCGACCGGGATTATCCTATGCGGGTAACCCCCACGGAAGAGGAGCGCCTGCGTATGGCAGGCCGGCTGCTCAACGACCGGATCCGGGAATTTCGCGAACAGTACGGCATCCAGGACAAGCAGGACTTGTTGGCCATGATTGCCTTATCCACCATGGCTGACCGCCTGAAGGTTAGTAAGGAAAAGGACGGCACCGACGCCGCGCTGACCGAGCGCCTGTCGCGCCTGGACCAGCTGCTTTCCTCGCTCGTGCTCGACTAA